From the genome of Fusobacteriaceae bacterium:
GGCAGTCCCTGTCATCCATCTGCCACTCGGGATACTGCCCGATCAGTTGCCCCTCAAGTTTGAACTGGATCACGGATATAGCCTTGTGAATACGCGCCATGAACTTGCTTTTTTCGCCCTCTTTGGGCATGAACCGGACGCAGGGGTCGTTGCCGTAGGTATCCATGGCAAAGGTCGCCAAAGGCAGCAGATTGATGCCGTAGGCCTCATCGAGGATGTCGTTGTTGGAATAGCGCGCGCAGATCCGGACCACATTGGCGATGCAGGCCCGGTTGCCGATGGCGGCCCCCATCCAGAGCATATCGTGATTGCCCCACTGGATGTCCGCGTCGTGGTAGCGCTCCAGGAGATCCATGATCAAATGGGGGAGCGGTCCCCGGTCATAGATGTCGCCTACGATATGGAGCTTGTCGATAATCAGATGCTGGATCAGCCGAGAAATAGCCACGACAAAGGAACGGGCCCGACCGATGGAGATGATCGTATCGATAATGCTCTCCACGTATTCGCGCCGGTTGACGAGGTCTTTGCGCTCATAGATCAGCTCCTGCAAAATGTACTGGAAATCGGGCGGCATGGCCTTTTTGACCTTGGAGCTCGTGTACTTGGACGAGACGACGCTGCAAACCTCGATGAGCCGGTGCATGACGCTTTTGTACCACATGTCGATGTTCCGGCCGCCCTGACTCAGCAGATCGATTTTTTCCCGGGGATAATAAATCACCGTGGCGAGCTCGGTTTTTTCGAAGTCGCCGATGGTATCGCCGAAAATGTCCTTGATTTTTTCCTTGACGGCGCCCGATCCGTTGCGGATCACATGGTCAAAGGCCTCGAATTCCCCGTGGATATCCGTGAGAAAATGTTCCGTTCCCTTGGGCAGATTGAGGATCGCCTGCAAGTTGATGATTTCCGTCGTGGTCTCCCCGATGTTCTTGAACCGGGCCGCGAGCAAGCGCAAGTATTTGAGCTCGCTGTCCGATTGGGCCTGTGTTCTTTCGTTCATGATTGTTTCAGCCACATGATCACCTGCTTTTTAGGTTTTTTGCTTATGGGAAAATACGGGCGTGGAATCCACGCCCGCATACCGGTATACGCTGTGTTATTTGTTGAATTTCAACGCCGCCTGAGCCGCCGCCAGTCTCGCGATGGGCACGCGGAAGGGGGAGCAGGACACGTAGTCAAGGCCCGCTTTGTGGAAAAATTCCACGGAGCTGGGATCGCCGCCGTGCTCGCCGCAAACGCCGATCTTGAGGTTGGGTCTTGTGGCCCTGCCGCCTTTCACGGCGCCTTCGATCAGTCTGCCGACGCCCACCTGGTCCACCCGGGCAAAGGGATCCGATTCGTAGATCTTGGCCTTGTAATAGGCGTCGAGGAACTTCCCCGCGTCGTCCCGGGAGAAGCCGAAGGTATACTGGGTCAGGTCGTTTGTCCCGAAGGAGAAGAATTCGGCTTCTTCGGCGATCTGGTCGCCGAGGATGGCCGCCCGAGGCGTTTCAATCATGGTGCCGATCATATAGGTAATGTCGGACTTCTTGTCCTTCTTGACCTGCTCGGCCACTTCGATAACGGTGTCTTTGATATATTTGAGTTCTTTTTTGTCGGTAATGAGCGGAATCATGATTTCGGGCACGATGTTGTAGCCCTTTTCGTTTTTGACCTCAATGGCCGCTTCCATGACTGCTTTCGTCTGCATTACGGTGATTTCGGGATAGGTCACCGAAAGCCGGCAGCCCCGGTGTCCCATCATGGGATTGAATTCGTGGAGTTCCACGCATTTTTCCTTGACCTGTTCGGTCGTGAGGCCCATGTCTTTGGCCAGCGCCGCGATTTCCTCGTCCAGCTGCGGCAGGAATTCATGCAGCGGGGGATCGAGATAGCGGACGGTCATGGGTCTGTCGCCGAGGGCTTCGTACATGGCTTTGAAGTCGGCCTTCTGGAAGGGCAGCAGCTCGTTGAGGGCTTTCTCCCGGGCTTCCTTGGTATCGGAAAGGATCATCTGGCGCATCTTGTGGATCCGCTTTTCGTCGAAGAACATGTGCTCGGTCCGGCAGAGGCCGATCCCTTCGGCGCCTAATTTCACGGCGTTTATGGTATCCCGGGGCGTGTCGGCGTTTGTCCGGATCTTGAGCGTCCGGAATTTGTCGGCCCATTCCATGATCCGGCCGAAATTGCCGCCTATGGCCGCGTCTACGGTCTTGACGTCGCCGAGGTAAATTTTGCCCGTGGATCCGTCGAGGGAAATGTAATCCC
Proteins encoded in this window:
- a CDS encoding fructose-1,6-bisphosphatase; amino-acid sequence: MNERTQAQSDSELKYLRLLAARFKNIGETTTEIINLQAILNLPKGTEHFLTDIHGEFEAFDHVIRNGSGAVKEKIKDIFGDTIGDFEKTELATVIYYPREKIDLLSQGGRNIDMWYKSVMHRLIEVCSVVSSKYTSSKVKKAMPPDFQYILQELIYERKDLVNRREYVESIIDTIISIGRARSFVVAISRLIQHLIIDKLHIVGDIYDRGPLPHLIMDLLERYHDADIQWGNHDMLWMGAAIGNRACIANVVRICARYSNNDILDEAYGINLLPLATFAMDTYGNDPCVRFMPKEGEKSKFMARIHKAISVIQFKLEGQLIGQYPEWQMDDRDCLSRLNYKDWTLNVDGVDYPLNDKNFPTVDPEDPLRLTEREEEIMTKLQKFFLRSEKLQRHVEFLITKGSMYLCYNNNLLYHGCIPLREYGTFQDVDVFGKKIKGKKYLDELDKIVRTAYLSRENPARNQKYIDFIWYLWCGPYSPLFGKHAMKTFERYFIDDKATHTEMKNPYYSLYDKEDICDMILEEFGLNPTISHIINGHVPVKVKKGEVPIKAGGKLFIIDGGFSKAYQKETGIAGYTLISNSWGLKLVSHEPFESREKAIVEGKDILSSSRIVEDVKNRTRVRDTDIGRELQRQVNDLKKLLNAYKKGIIKERYKKTY